In Gouania willdenowi chromosome 17, fGouWil2.1, whole genome shotgun sequence, one DNA window encodes the following:
- the LOC114479555 gene encoding zinc finger and SCAN domain-containing protein 29, with protein MDGAAAFQCQLASVMEMLAKTAVVEISRIWEDGFTRVQLELRRKDDEIESLQRKLKSMETERLTDKNTSLSCFSKEEQQRELSPPRGDVLQVDPVQIVSSDMNIVNEEDNPVNGKTPPTAQSEEQLGSDSCESDIGDEEGSIIKLEDDDDDNDVEIVEQQTVESEHGVNKQQQESVHWMSASAGCKDDSDCCFKTKLVARVLDSHILPSENGLDIFDNAAKTAHTDWFRGDNHAFQGGPSKPPVTFNDARQQNQPTDALNQPAPLRFIPEKHHQTHNLADSRFFVFNEPDMYKSSASRRIWEKWYICSFCGKSFDRISHLEIHQRVHTGEKPYTCSTCGKNFSQRSNLRTHQRTHKETPMPNVV; from the exons ATGGACGGAGCAGCAGCTTTCCAGTGTCAGTTGGCCTCTGTCATGGAGATGTTAGCTAAAACTGCCGTAGTAGAGATCAGTAGGATATGGGAGGACGGCTTTACTCGGGTCCAGCTGGAGCTTCGGAGGAAAGACGATGAGATTGAATCTCTCCAGAGGAAGTTAAAGTCGATGGAAACGGAGCGTCTGACGGATAAAAACACATCCTTGTCGTGTTTTTCTAAAGAAGAGCAGCAGCGCGAGTTGTCGCCTCCTCGTGGCGATG TTCTCCAGGTGGATCCGGTGCAGATCGTTTCTTCTGACATGAACATTGTGAATGAAGAGGACAACCCAGTGAACGGGAAAACACCACCAACGGCTCAAAGTGAAGAACAGCTCGGATCCGACTCCTGTGAAAGTGACATAGGAGACGAGGAGGGTTCCATCATTAAGCTGGAggacgatgatgatgataacgATGTGGAGATAGTAGAGCAGCAGACGGTGGAGTCGGAGCACGGTGTGAACAAACAGCAACAGGAGAGTGTGCACTGGATGTCTGCCTCAGCGGGATGTAAAGACGACTCAGACTGCTGCTTTAAAACCAAACTGGTGGCACGAGTACTGGACTCACACATTCTGCCCAGTGAAAATGGTTTGGACATTTTTGATAACGCAGCAAAGACCGCACACACTGACTGGTTCAGGGGGGATAATCATGCATTCCAAGGTGGACCCAGTAAACCTCCAGTGACTTTCAATGACGCTCGTCAACAAAACCAGCCCACGGACGCATTAAATCAACCAGCACCACTCAGGTTCATTCCAGAAAAACACCATCAAACACACAACCTGGCAGACAGCAGGTTCTTTGTTTTCAATGAGCCAGACATGTACAAAAGCAGCGCCAGTCGTCGCATTTGGGAGAAATGGTACATTTGTTCGTTCTGCGGGAAAAGCTTTGACCGCATCAGTCATTTAGAGATTCACCAGCGCGTCCACACGGGAGAGAAACCGTACACATGCAGCACCTGTGGGAAGAATTTCTCTCAGAGGAGCAACCTACGCACTCACCAACGGACTCACAAAGAGACGCCGATGCCTAATGTTGTTTGA